One region of Wyeomyia smithii strain HCP4-BCI-WySm-NY-G18 chromosome 3, ASM2978416v1, whole genome shotgun sequence genomic DNA includes:
- the LOC129728250 gene encoding uncharacterized protein LOC129728250, with translation MGSPLSPTLADIVLDSVIESAINSLPFRVPFIKKYVDDLILAIPENSSQIVLNVFNSQEKRIQFTLETEQNQHLPFLDLRIVRKDDQTLTTDWYAKPIASGRMLNYNSFHQLKYKINTACNFINRVTTFSTTSTYKEQKAIIYKLLQQNSYPKTLISRLLQHRAQKNNTKRENPIVTQPPTNQLAHITPQQPISIQHSISPQHTTPNQPSNEASTTGETANQPTHLLNIQHSTTQQHTTPSQSSNEASATEGETSQPIPHQVSTKAATSQSQQPTYRSVTYVPKLTERLKKILTPDYAHITISSRQHNTVSQLHTVVKDLKTKEEHSHIIYKIPCSDCNSCYIGMTQNRLNMRLAGHKSNVNKLQQILSASTNTKRELDELKEKTALINHCIQHKHSFDFSRTTIIDHSNRTHILPFLEMCHIHNTPNTVNKRVDLDGLNTAYAAVLSSLIPNTNAPAN, from the coding sequence ATGGGCAGCCCGTTATCACCAACTCTCGCCGATATAGTATTGGACTCAGTGATAGAAAGCGCAATAAACTCACTCCCCTTCCGTGTTccgtttattaaaaaatacgtaGACGATCTGATTCTAGCCATACCGGAAAATTCGAGCCAAATCGTGCTGAATGTGTTCAACAGCCAGGAAAAAAGAATACAGTTCACCCTGGAGACTGAGCAAAACCAACACCTACCATTTTTAGACCTGAGGATAGTAAGGAAAGACGACCAAACATTAACAACAGATTGGTACGCAAAGCCAATCGCATCTGGAAGGATGTTGAACTACAATTCGTTCCACCAACTGAAATATAAAATCAATACAGCCTGCAACTTCATCAACAGAGTAACAACATTCTCCACAACAAGCACCTACAAAGAACAAAAAGCAATCATCTATAAACTACTTCAACAAAACAGCTACCCAAAAACTTTAATCAGTCGACTACTGCAACATAGAGCACAGAAAAACAACACCAAACGTGAAAATCCAATCGTCACCCAGCCACCAACGAATCAACTCGCCCACATAACACCACAGCAACCAATCAGCATACAACATAGCATCAGCCCTCAGCATACCACTCCGAATCAACCATCCAACGAAGCATCAACCACAGGAGAAACAGCAAACCAGCCAACACATCTACTCAACATACAGCATAGCACCACACAACAGCATACTACTCCGAGCCAATCATCCAACGAAGCATCAGCCACCGAAGGTGAAACGAGCCAGCCGATACCGCACCAAGTAAGCACAAAAGCAGCAACATCACAGTCACAACAGCCAACATATCGATCAGTAACTTATGTCCCAAAACTCACTGAAAGACTCAAGAAGATATTAACTCCCGACTATGCACACATCACTATCAGCAGCAGACAGCACAACACGGTTTCCCAATTACACACGGTAGTCAaagatctaaaaacaaaagaaGAACACAGCCAcattatttacaaaattcccTGTAGCGACTGCAACAGTTGCTACATCGGAATGACTCAGAACAGACTTAATATGCGATTAGCAGGACACAAATCTAACGTAAACAAGCTACAGCAGATACTCAGTGCCAGCACTAACACAAAACGAGAGCTGGACGAGTTAAAGGAGAAAACGGCACTCATTAACCACTGTATACAACACAAACACAGCTTTGACTTCAGTCGAACCACTATTATCGACCATAGCAACCGCACCCATATTCTACCATTCTTAGAAATGTGTCATATACACAACACGCCCAATACTGTCAACAAGCGAGTCGATCTCGATGGACTCAACACAGCTTACGCAGCTGTGCTGTCGAGTCTCATACCAAATACCAATGCACCAGCCAACTAG